A part of Indicator indicator isolate 239-I01 chromosome 15, UM_Iind_1.1, whole genome shotgun sequence genomic DNA contains:
- the LOC128971702 gene encoding monocarboxylate transporter 2-like, with amino-acid sequence MPPPANAGRAPDPPDGGWGWVVVFGAFVSIGFAYAFPKGLAIFFKEIQDFFGTSYSEIAWISSIMLATTYGAGPLSSILVNRYGSRPVVMFGGLLCGIGMVSAAFCTSILQLYICVGFITGLGLALNLQPSVIIIGKYFLKRRPIANGLAMAGSPVMLCTLAPLNQFLFDNFGWRGSFLILGAILLHCCVAGALFRPIGPATASVKSQVTGRRKDALKEEVTGNAVEMSSPTNAPTENKMEEEEGKDCCEKINQYLDFSLFKHRGFLIYLIGNVLMFLGFFAPIVFLAPYAKHVGNDEYSAAFLLSILAIVDMIARPTTGIIANSKWVRPRIQYFFSFSIAFNGACHLLCPLASGYRWLVVYSVFFGLAFGMVCAMLFETLMDLVGAARFTSAVGLVTIAECCTILLGPPIGGTLIDTFGDYKYMFIKCGAVMVLAGTFLFIMNYYNYRMLAKEEKRRKTKEEDPQSVRTESEGRNNWNKETAPDGPELEPLREEQEELRKEMNGTNEV; translated from the exons ATGCCACCTCCAGCTAACGCCGGGCGAGCCCCAGACCCGCCTGACGGTGGATGGGGCTGGGTGGTGGTCTTCGGTGCTTTTGTGTCTATCGGCTTTGCCTATGCCTTCCCCAAAGGCTTAGCCATCTTCTTCAAAGAAATCCAGGATTTCTTTGGCACGTCCTATAGTGAGATCGCGTGGATCTCCTCCATCATGTTGGCCACGACCTATGGTGCGG GTCCCCTTAGCAGTATTTTGGTAAATCGCTATGGCAGTCGACCTGTGGTTATGTTTGGAGGCCTGCTCTGTGGCATTGGGATGGtctcagctgccttctgcaCCAGCATCCTGCAGCTCTACATCTGCGTGGGTTTCATCACAG GACTTGGCCTTGCTCTCAACCTTCAGCCATCAGTGATAATCATAGGGAAATACTTTTTGAAGAGAAGACCCATTGCAAATGGCCTTGCTATGGCAGGGAGCCCTGTGATGCTTTGCACGCTGGCTCCTCTCAACCAGTTCCTTTTTGACAATTTTGGCTGGAGGGGCAGCTTTTTAATTCTTGGGGCAATTTTATTACATTGCTGTGTGGCAGGAGCTCTCTTCAGACCCATTGGGCCGGCCACAGCATCAGTTAAATCCCAGGTaactgggaggaggaaggatgcTCTGAAAGAAGAGGTCACTGGAAATGCCGTAGAAATGAGTAGCCCCACAAATGCCCCCACAGAGAATAaaatggaagaggaagaaggaaaggactgTTGTGAAAAGATCAATCAGTACCTCGATTTTTCCCTCTTTAAGCACAGAGGGTTCTTAATTTACCTGATAGGAAACGTGCTCATGTTCCTGGGGTTTTTTGCCCCCATTGTTTTCCTGGCACCCTATGCAAAACACGTTGGCAATGATGAATATTcagctgctttcctcctttCAATCCTTGCTATCGTGGACATGATTGCCCGACCCACCACTGGCATCATTGCCAACAGCAAGTGGGTGAGGCCACGGATTCAATACTTTTTCAGCTTCTCCATTGCTTTTAATGGTGCCTGCCACCTTCTCTGCCCACTGGCTTCTGGCTACAGATGGCTGGTTGTCTACTCTGTCTTTTTTGGCTTGGCCTTTGGCATGGTTTGTGCCATGCTCTTTGAGACTCTCATGGACCTCGTGGGAGCTGCCCGGTTCACAAGCGCTGTTGGCCTGGTCACCATTGCAGAGTGCTGCACGATACTGCTGGGACCACCTATTGGAG GAACTCTTATTGATACCTTCGGGGACTATAAATATATGTTCATTAAATGTGGAGCTGTGATGGTGCTGGCAGGAACCTTCCTGTTCATCATGAATTATTATAATTATCGTATGCTTgccaaggaggagaagaggagaaagacaaaagaagaGGACCCTCAATCTGTAAGGACAGAAAGTGAGGGCAGAAATAACTGGAACAAAGAAACTGCACCGGATGGGCCTGAGCTGGAACCTTTGAGAGAGGAACAAGAAGAGCTAAGGAAAGAAATGAATGGCACAAATGAAGTTTAA